The DNA segment TCATGGGCAACTACCACCCGCACGGCGACTCCTCGATCTACGACGCGCTGGTCCGCCTCGCGCAGTCGTGGTCGATGAGGATGCCTCTGGTGGACTCCAACGGCAATTTCGGCTCCCCGGGCAACGACCCCGCCGCGGCCATGCGGTACACCGAGTGCAAGATGGCGCCGCTGTCGATGGAGATGGTCCGCGACATCGACGAGGAGACCGTCGACTTCACGGACAACTACGACGGCCGCTCCCAGGAGCCGACCGTCCTGCCGGCTCGCTTCCCGAACCTGCTGATCAACGGATCGGCCGGCATCGCGGTCGGCATGGCGACCAACATCCCGCCGCACAACCTGCGCGAGGTCGCGGCCGGCGCCCAGTGGTACCTGGAGCACCACGAGGCGTCGAACGAGGAACTGCTCGACGCGCTCATCGAGCGGATCAAGGGCCCCGACTTCCCGACCGGCGCCCTGGTGGTGGGCCGCAAGGGCATCGAGGAGGCGTACCGGACGGGTCGCGGCTCGATCACCATGCGCGCGGTGGTCGCGGTCGAGGAGATCCAGAACCGCCAGTGCCTGGTGGTCACCGAGCTGCCGTACCAGACCAACCCCGACAACCTCGCGCAGAAGATCGCCGACCTGGTGAAGGACGGCAAGGTCGGCGGCATCGCGGACGTCCGCGACGAGACGTCGTCCCGTACCGGCCAGCGCCTGGTCATCGTGCTCAAGCGGGACGCGGTCGCCAAGGTCGTCCTGAACAACCTCTACAAGCACACCGACCTGCAGACCAACTTCGGCGCCAACATGCTGGCCCTGGTCGACGGAGTGCCCCGCACGCTCTCCCTGGACGCGTTCATCCGCCACTGGGTGAACCACCAGCTCGAGGTCATCGTCCGCCGTACGCGCTTCAGGCTGCGCAAGGCCGAGGAACGGGCCCACATCCTGCGGGGCCTGCTGAAGGCCCTGGACGCCATCGACGAGGTCATCGCGCTGATCCGGCGCAGCGACACCGCCGAGATCGCGCGCGGAGGCCTGATGGGCCTCCTGGAGATCGACGAGATCCAGGCCAACGCGATCCTGGAGATGCAGCTCCGCCGACTGGCGGCACTGGAACGCCAGAAGATCGTCCAGGAGCACGACGAACTCCAGACGAAGATCAACGGGTACAACGAGATCCTCGCCTCCCCGGCCCGCCAGCGCGGGATCGTCAGCGCGGAACTGGCCGCACTGGTCGAGAAGTACGGTGACGACCGCAAGACGAAGCTGATCCCCTATGAGGGCGACATGTCCATCGAGGACCTGATCGCCGAGGAGGACATCGTCGTCACGGTCACGCGCGGTGGCTACATCAAGCGCACCAAGACCGACGACTACCGGGCCCAGAAGCGAGGCGGCAAGGGCGTGCGGGGCGCGAAGCTCAAGGAAGACGACATCGTCAACCACTTCTTCGTGTCCACCACGCACCACTGGCTGCTGTTCTTCACCAACAAGGGCCGGGTCTACCGGGCGAAGGCGTACGAGCTGCCCGATGCCGGCCGGGACGCGCGCGGCCAGCACGTGGCGAACCTGCTGGCCTTCCAGCCGGACGAGGCGATCGCCCAGATCCTCGCGATCCGCGACTACGAGGCGGTGCCCTACCTGGTCCTTGCCACGAAGGCGGGCCTGGTGAAGAAGACGTCGTTGAAGGACTATGATTCGCCGCGCTCGGGTGGTGTGATCGCGATCAACCTGCGGGAGCAGGAAGACGGTTCGGACGACGAGCTGATCGGAGCCGAACTCGTTTCGTCAGATGATGATCTACTACTGATCAGCAAGAAGGCGCAGTCGATCCGGTTCACCGCGACCGACGAAACTTTGCGGCCCATGGGCCGTGCGACTTCGGGTGTAAAGGGCATGAGTTTCCGCGAAGGGGACGAACTGCTCTCGATGAATGTTGTTCGACCCGGTACGTTCGTGTTCACTGCCACAGACGGCGGGTACGCGAAGCGGACCGCTGTCGACGAGTACCGCGTCCAGGGTCGCGGCGGCCTCGGAATCAAGGCCGCCAAGATCGTCGAGGATCGTGGAACTCTCGTCGGTGCGTTGGTGGTCGAGGAGAGCGACGAGATCCTCGCCATCACGCTGTCGGGCGGTGTGATTCGTACGCGAGTCAGCGGGGTCAGGGAGACGGGCCGTGACACCATGGGCGTCCAACTGATCAATCTGGGCAAGCGCGATGCCGTGGTCGGCATCGCCCGTAACGCCGAGGCGGGACGCGAGGCGGAGGAAGTCGACGGCGACGTGGCCGTGGACGAGACCGATGAAGGTGCCGTGACCACCGGCACGGACGAGGGTGAGGTGCCCTCGGCCGAGTAGCACGAGGAGTGAGTCAGCGTGAGCGGAGCCACGGGCGCCGGACCGACCGGTACCAGTACGGGTGCGGACGGCGGTGGCCGTGGCTCTGCCGCGCGGGCTACGGATCCGCACACGACCAACCTGAAAGCGATCAAGTCGCCCGGCAAGGACTTGCCTTCGTCCGACAGACATGGATCCCAGGGGGGAACCGTGACGGACACCCGAGGCCAGCGGCAGAGCGCGCCCGGACAGGGCGCCGCTGCTCACGCGGCCTCACCGCTGCCGGGGGAACGGCAGCCGCAACAGCAGGCGGGGCCGTACCACCCGCCGCAGGCCTACCCGGCACAGGCGGGCACGGCAGAGGGCCAGACCGGCGCGGTACGCCGTCCGCGTACCGGGGCGCGCACCACACCGCGCGTACGCAAGGCACGCCTACGGGTGGCCAAGGCCGACCCCTGGTCGGTGATGAAGGTCAGCTTCCTGCTCTCCATCGCCCTGGGTATCTGCACGATCGTCGCGTCCGCGGTGCTGTGGATGGTCATGGACGCGATGGGTGTCTTCTCCACCGTCGGTGGCACCATCTCCGAGGCGACCGGCTCCAACGAGTCGAACGGCTTCGATCTCCAGTCGTTCCTGTCGCTGCCCAACGTGCTGCTGTTCACGACGGTCATCGCGGTCATCGACGTCGTCCTGGCGACGGCCCTGGCGACTCTCGGCGCGTTCATCTACAACCTCTCCGCGGGTTTCGTGGGCGGTGTCGAGCTGACGCTGGCCGAGGACGAGTGAGCGGCGCTCAGCGCCTTTCCGCCTGCTCCGACGGCCTTCCGGCAATCGATTTTGGGACTGCCCCGGTCGTGCGCTAATCTTCAGGAGTCAGCGCGCGGGATATACACCGCAGAGCGCGGCGGGGCTATAGCTCAGTTGGTTAGAGCGCATCCCTGATAAGGATGAGGCCACAGGTTCAAATCCTGTTAGCCCCACAGATCATCGCGAGACCCCCGGTCGATACGGCCGGGGGTTCTCCGCGTCTCCGGGGCTGTCGTGTCCGGGGCTTGCCGTCGCCCGTGCCGTGTGCGGTGTGGCTGGGGAGGCGTGTTCAGTAGTGGGTGGGGGCATGCGTGGTCGGCATCGGCCGGTGTGGCCGTGAGGGCGTTGTGGTGGTTCTGTTTCGCCTGGGTTCGTTTTCCCCGGCCCGTTCTGCCGTGGGACGTGGCTTGGACGCCTCGCTTCGTGCCCTTCGCTGTCTGCGGCTGGTGAGTGTGCTGGTGTCTTCGGCTCTGAGGCATCCGGTGGGTGTGAGCGTGGGGACATGAGGAAGGCCCGGCTGCTCGGGTTCGAGCGGCCGGGCTGTCCTCCGCGTGCCGTTGGGGCTGTACGCGAGTTCGCCGGTACTTCGGGGGAGCCGGAACGGCACGGGAGGGAGGGCTGTGGGCTCCGGGGCTCAGCGCTGGAGCGGGAGGTGGCCCCTGGGGGGTTCTGCGGGGGACGTGGTGCCGTCGTCGGAGCAGTTCGTGGAGGCGGCCGGGGCGGAGGCCGGGGCCGGGTTCGTGAGACGGCGGCTGCGGCAGCTGGGGGATGCGCCGTGGGCCTCCGCGCGGATGCGCTGTTTCATCGTGGGAGGCAGGGCCGCCGCATGGGACCAGGGCCGGGTGGACGCCGCCGGCGCCGTCGTGTCCGGGGCGCTCTCGCTGTTGCGCGCCGTCTCGGGCCGGGGTACGGCGGCCGAGGCGGTCGTGGTGACGAGTCCGAGCGCCGTGCACAGCGCGAGGAAGGCGGTGACGAGGGCGGTCCACAGCTTCATGACCTTGTTCCGGGCCATTGGCCTCTCACTTTCAGGTCGGGCGATTTGCGTACTTTCCTCATGATGTGTATGCGGGCTTCGAAGTGGTGGACCTGCGCCCGTGGCGCGTCGATGTTCAGATGAACACCACCCGGATGGGCGCAAGAGGGGTGAAAAGCGGAAGATCGCGGAGAGAGGTGGAGGAAATCGCCGACCGTGCAGAGGTGGTCACCCTCCGGTCCGGTCGGGTTTCCCCGCTTCTACTGCGCAGCGCAGGAGGGGAGTTGGCGGGCCGACACAGGTCACCGATCGGTCTCGGCCGGTGTGTATAGTCGGGCGCCAGAGGTCCCCTACGTCAAGAAAGACGAGGTAGCGCGGTGAAGAAGCTTCTCCTGGTCGCACTGGCCGCCATCGGCGGGCTCCTCGTGTACCGCCAGATCCAGGCGGATCGCGCCGAGCAGGATCTGTGGACGGAGGCGACTGACTCCGTGCCCACGGGTTCGTGAGTACCGACATACGACGCTGAACAGACCCCGGCCGCGCTCGCGGTCGGGGTTTTGTGTGTCGTGGGGCCTTGCCGACGCCCCTTGTCCGCGGGGCAGGATGGTCACGGTGCGACATCCGGCGACGACGAGGAGTGGCGTGTGAGGGCGCGGCGGTGTACTGCGTGGGGGCGGCGTGCACGGGCGGGGAGGAGCGGCCGGGCCTCCACCGCCGGACGCTCCGGAGCGGCGGCGCTCGCGGCAGTGCTGCTGACGGGGATGCCGGGCCTGCCCACGGGGCAGGAGGCGGTTGCCGCCGGGGCTCCTGGGATGTATGCCTTCGACGAGGGTGCGCCGCGGGCCGAAGGAGCTCTGAGCACCGCGGACGCCGTACAGCTGGAGGCCGGCCGCACCTACCGGAGCACCCTCCCGGCGGGTGGCCCGGTCCACTACCGTCTGGAACTCGACGACACCTCGAACGTCTACGTCTCCGCCACCGCCGTCCCGCCGGAGGGCGGCACCGCCGCCGTCATCGACGGCGTCAAAGTGTCCGTACAGGACGGTGACGGCCGCTCCTGCGATGTGGACACGGCGACCTTCGGCGCCGCCGCCAGTCCACACCCGGTCGCCGCGTGGGCCGCGCGCGAGATCTCCCCCAGGCGGTCCCTCTGCAAGGACGCCGGCACGTACTACGTGGCCGTCGAACGCGCGGATCCGGACGGGAAGGGTGCCTCTCCCGACACCTGGGAGCTGGAGCTCACCACCGTCTCGGAACCGCGGCCGGCGCAGGCCGGGGCGACGACCGCGCCGGACACGTGGAACTCCGCCTCGCCCGAGCCCGTCGCCGGAGAAGCCCGACGGCGCGCCGGCGGCGCCGGTTTCGCCGAAGCCACCCCACTCGGAGAGGGAGCCTGGCGGGACGACATCCGGCCTGGCCAAACGCTCTTCTACAAGGTTCCGGTCGGCTGGGGCCGGCAGTTCAACGCATCCGTCGAAATGGGCAGTTCGAGCTCGGACGGTACCGGATTCGTTCCCGCCGCCCTGGACCTGGACCTCTACAACCCCGTACGCGGGCATGTCGCGGATGTGGGTGTCGGATACGACGGCAGGCAGAAGTCGGACAGCCTCGCCCCGCTGCCCCCCGTTGCGTACGCCAATCGCCACGCCCCCAACAGCCAGGTCGCGGCGATGCGCTTCGCCGGCTCGTACTACCTCGTCGCGCACCTCGCGGAGAAGGTCGCGGACGACTTCGGTGACGGGCCCGTCCCGCTGACGCTGCGGGTACGCGTGAGCGGGACGGCACAGGGCGGGCCCGGGTACGCGGGGGAGTCCGTACCGTCGGACGTCTTCGCGGTGGGCGAGGAGGACCGCGAGGCAGCGGCGGGCGGGCAGGCGGCGGGTCCGGGACAGGGGGACGACACCGCGATGACGGCGCTCGCGGTGGGCGGTATCGGCACCGGCAGCGCACTACTGGTGGGCCTCGGCGTGTGGACGGTGGTGGCTCGAAGGAGGACGGTCTCCCCGCATTAGGTCCTGTCATCACATTCCCGTCGTCCGCCCGCAGGGCGGGCCTCGTGGCGTCATGGGGGGTCCTCCTGCCCGACCGAAGCCGAGGACGTGGGGGAGTGTCCATGGCGCCGGGAGGCACAGTCCATGGGCAGGGCTGTCCCCGGGGCGGCTGTGAGGGATGATCAGATCCTGGTGAGCGCCCAGAACCCCACGGCGTAGCAGGCCAGGGCCAGGAACAGGAGAGCGACGGCTACCTGCGCGGGCGGGCCGGGGCGGCGCCGGCGTCGGCTGCTCGCTCCGTGCCGTGGTCCTGCCCTGCCCGGAGACGGAGCCTCGGTGACTCCGGTGGTGTATTCGGCCGTGGAGGGGTCGTCCCGGTGCGACGCGGGGCGGTGGCGCGCCGACGGCTGGGGATGGGGGGAAAGCAGCGGGCGAGTGGGGTCGTGAGGGGATGCGCGGGACATGCGGCCGAGCTGGCCGGCGCGGGCGACCTGGGGCTGCGCGTGGTACGGCGACTGGTGCTGCCCGGGTGCCCGAGACCGCGCCGGTAACGGTGCCTGCACCGGTGGTGGCGGTGGTGTGTGCGCGTGGTGCGGCGGAGCGGGTGCGGGGGACGGTGTGACCGTGGCCTGCGGAGGGGGGAGAGGGAAACTGCCGGTGTCCGACATGGAGGGTGGCTGCGGTGGGACGGACGGTGCAGGAGGGGGGACGGCGCTGGAGTCGGAGGCGGGTGTCCGGGGGGCGCGGGGGACGGAACGTGGTTCCGGAGAGATGCTCTGGCGCGGGTCGGTGGGGGCGGTGCCGCCGTCCATGGAGGACGAATCCGGTGACGCCGGGGTGCTGTCGCCTCCGCCGAAGGGCCGGAGCACCGGGCCTGCCGGCCCGGCGTCCGCCGACCTGAGGTCTGCCGGTCCGGGCCCGACTGGTCCGTGCCCGACTGGTCCGGCGTCCCCCCGGAGGCCCGTCTCCTCGTCCTGCGGACGGAGCCCTTCCGCTCCGGGACGGCCCCTGCCCCCGCCCGAGCGCACACCCGCCGCCGCCTTCAGGGGGCCGTCGGGGCCGAAACCAGCCGGGAGAGGGCCGAGTTGGTCGAAGACCTCGATCATCTCGTCGTCGGGACCGGGCTTCGTGAGCAGCTCCCTGGCCGCCGCCAGGGCCTTGCGCGCCCCCGTGGCCGTACGGAACCGCGCCTGCGGGTCCGGCTGCAGCAGTGTGGCCACGACCTGCCACAGCGGCTCGGGGATGCCCTGGGGCGCCCCGGGCGTCCCGTGTTCGGCGAAATACTGGATGAGGGCCTTGGCGTCCGGTTTGACGCCCTCCAGCAGGTACAGTGCGACCAGACCCACGGCGAACAGGTCCGCAGGAAAGTCCGGTTCGGAGCCCATGATCTGCTCCGGCGCGAGATAGCCGGGCGTGCCCACCACCAGGTCGGTCTCGGTCAGGCGGGGCTCTCCGAGCCGCATGGCGATGCCGAAGTCGGACAGCCGCAGCCGTGGCGTGCCCGTACCGGTGGCCTCCAGGAGGATGTTGGCGGGCTTGATGTCGCGATGCACGACGCCCTCCGTGTGTACCGCGGCGAGTCCCGCCAGGAGCTGGTCGAGCAGAGTGCTGACGAACACCGGCGGCAGGGGACCGTAGTCGCCAACGAGGTGGACCAGTGAACCGCCGGTGACCAGGTCCATGGTGAACAGGACCTTGTCGTCGTCGGCGGCCCAGCTGGTCGGGGCGAGCACATGGGGGTGGTCGATCCGCAGAGCCTGCTCGCGCACGAAGCGGAGCAGGGAGTGGGCATCGCTCTGCAGCAGGACCTTGGCGGCCGCGTAGCGACGACGACGGTGGTCCCAAGCACGCCAGACGGCACCGACACCTCCGCGCCCGATCGGGTCGACCAGTTCGTACCGGCCGGCAAAGACCTCACCCATGGCTGTGCGTCGCTCCTCCCCCGGCGGTGCCGTGCCTGGCCCTGCCCTACCCCTTCTGCCTCACACCGATCTCTCCCCCTCGGCTGCCTCCCCCATGACAAGCGGTTCGACTCCTCCCCGGCGCCCTCCGTGTCCTCGGCCGCCGGCCCTCCCCGGCGGCCGGGCCGTCAGCTCTGGTGGGACTGGTAGTGCGTGACCGCGTCGGAAGTCCGGCCGGCGCCGTAGACCCGGAGGAACTCTGCCAGCTCGGGGTGGGTCGGGGCGAGGGTGTCGGCGGCATCGATGATGTCACCGGCGGCCGCCACCGAGCGCAGCAGCGACTGGATCTCGCGTACCACCCGTCTGACCGTGGGCGCCCCCGAACCGCTCGTCGTCTGTGTGGTGTTGCTGAGTACCGAGCCGCCCTGCGACTTCTTGATCTCCTCCATGCGCTCGGCGGCCTCGGCCGCGCTGACGCTTCCGTCCGCGACCTGTCCCGCCAGGTCCTGCAGCAGCTGCACCCGCTGGACCACCGCGGGGTTGCCGATCTTCGCACGCTGACCGCTCATCAGCTGCGACAGCATCGGAGCGGACAGTCCCAGTACCCCCGCGAGACGAGCCTGGTTGAGGCCGAGATCGTCTATGAGCTTACGGAAGAGCGCCCCCAGTGGCTCCCCGTACCAGTTCCGCTGCAGTTCCCGCGCTCTTGCGGTGGCTTCCTGCTGTGCGGCGTCCATTGCGTCTCCCCATCGCTTCCCCAAGAACCGTGGTTCGCTCCAGCGAACCACGTCGAGCATCTTACGGAGAGTGGTCGGTCACGGGGACCCCAATCCTTTTTGCGGAACCCCCCGGGTGACCCGGTACTCTGGTGTCCGGCGCCCGCCCGGATGTCCTTCTTCCTGGTGGACGCATTGTTCGCGGGGCCTTAGCTCAGTTGGTAGAGCGCTGTCTTTGCATGGCAGATGTCAGGGGTTCGACTCCCCTAGGCTCCACAAGGAAACCCCTCCCACCTGCGGAAACGCAGAGGGAGGGGTTTTTGCGTATCGGCACCCGTTGTCCGGCATCCGCCTTCCGGCGCTCGTGCCCGGCTCCCGTTCCCGGCCCGGGAGCTGTTTCACGTGAAACAGCCCGGTGGGTCAGAAGACGTTGAAGTCTTCTGACCCACCGGGCTGTTGACACCGCAGGCTGGCGGGGCCGCCGCGCGGACAGACCTAGGGCTGCTCGTCGCGCTTGGTGGCCTCTTCCTCGTCCTCCTTCGCCCGGACCTCGAGGTCGAGCGTGGACCCGCGGCTGCCGTCCACCGACGCCAGCGTGCCGGACTCCTGGACATCGGTCGCGGGCGGCGGTTCCACCAGCCAGTCCGGGTTGGCCTGCTTGTCCCACCACTTCCAGGCGGCGAAGGCGCCACCTGCGACGGCACCCAGAACAAAGACCACCTTCGCGGCACGGCCGGCTTTCGCGCGCCGCCGCTGCTTGCGGACCAGCTTCTGGATCTGCTGGGCCGAGACCTGACCGCGCAGGGCAGCCAGCGCCGCCGCGCTGCGCGCCGCCGCCTGCTCCTTCGCCGGCCCGGCGGCGGCCCTGGCCTGCTCGAGCCTCGGCCGGGAGTATTCCGCCGCCTGCTGGGCGGCCTTACGGGTCCGGGCGGCGGCCTCATGAGCGGCCAGGTCGGCCTTCGGTGGCACATGGGTACGGGCCTGCTCCACGTACGGCTGGACATGGGCGCCGTACTGGACGAGGGCGTGCCCTGCGGCCCGCGACACCTTGGGGGCCAGCCGTACGCGTGCCTCCTGCGCGCACTGCGCGGCCTTCACCTTGGCCGTGTCGGCGTAGGGCGCCACCACGTCCGCGGCGTGCAGCACGCTGTCCTTCGCCGAATCAGTCGCAGTGCGCACGCTTTCGATGCGGGTCACGGTTCCTCCTCCTCGGTGGCGTACGTTTTTCGACTGTCCACCCTTTTACGGATCATGCCTCCCGCTTCGCCGTTGGGCATGTGCGGGCGGGCATACGGGTTCCGATGGCGTTGACCGAGTGCAATAGCGGATGAATACGGGGAACGTCGGCCAGTCGTCGACCATGCCACGGATCGCTGCCGAGTGCCCTTGTCGCGGCGGCACTCACCCGGTTTCCGCAAGCCGTTCGGCTCTGTCGCCCCCTGTGCAAGGGCGTCGGGCGACTGCGCGCCCCGTCCGTGCGAGGATCAGGGCGTTACGGAAAGACAACGGAAGGCACACCGTGGCTGACCAGCTCTACGCCACCCTGAAGACCAACAACGGCGACATCGAGGTCCGGCTCTTCGCGAACCAGGCACCGATCACCGTCAAGAACTTCGTCGAGCTCGCCAAGGGCGAGCGGGAGTGGACGCACCCGGAAACCGGGGCGAAGTCCACGGCCAAGCTCTACGACGGCACGGTCTTCCACCGGGTGATCAGTGGCTTCATGATTCAGGGCGGGGACCCGCTGGGCAACGGCACCGGCGGTCCCGGCTACGAGTTCGAGGACGAGTTCCACCCGGACCTGCGCTTCGACAAGCCCTACCTGCTGGCGATGGCCAACGCGGGCCCGGGCACCAACGGCTCGCAGTTCTTCATCACCGTCTCTCCAACGGCGTGGCTGAACCGCAAGCACACCATCTTCGGCGAGGTCACCGACGCCGCGAGCCAGAAGGTGATCGACACCATCGCGGCCGTGCAGACCAACCCGCGCACCGACCGTCCGCTCAATGACGTCGTCATCGAGTCGGTCGAGATCCGCGAGGGCTGAGGACGCCCCCGAGGGCTGAGGACGGCCCTGTCCCCGAGGAGTGCGCAAGCCCCCAGAGGGAACCAAACGCCCCGCTCATCCGTAAGGAGGGGCGGGGCGGGGCTTTTTCCACACGACCTAGGGGATCCCATGGACGACCAGGCTGCCGGCAGCTCGCAGGACGCCCACGGCGTCCTCGTCTGCTATCGCCACCCGGACCGTGAGACCGGCATCCGCTGCACCCGCTGTGAGCGCCCGATCTGCCCCGAGTGCATGATCAGCGCCTCGGTCGGGTTCCAGTGCCCCGAATGTGTCCGCGGCGGTTCGGGTACCGGCCACGCGCCCACGGCCTCCATGCCCCGCACGATCGCGGGCGGCACCATCGCCGCGGACTCCCGGCTGGTCACCAAGATCCTTCTCGGAACCAATGCCGCGGTGTTCGTCGCGGTGCATGTCTGGTCGTCGCTGCTGGGCCATCTCGTGCTGATCGGGGTCTGGCCCCCGGTGCTCTTCAATCCCTCCCAGGGCGTCGCCGAGGGTGAGTGGTACCGCCTGGTCACCTCGATGTTCACTCACGAGGCGATCTGGCACATCGCCTTCAACATGCTCAGTCTGTGGTGGCTCGGTGGTCCGCTCGAGCAGGCCCTGGGCCGAGTCCGCTATCTCGCGCTCTATCTGATCTCGGGTCTGGCGGGCAGTGCGCTGACCTATCTGCTGGCCTCGGGGACCACGGCCTCGCTCGGTGCCTCCGGTGCCATCTTCGGGCTGTTCGGCGCAACCGCGGTCCTGGTGCGCCGGCTCAACTACGACATGCGGCCGATCATCGCACTGCTGGTGATCAACTTGATCTTTACCTTCAGCTGGAGCAACATCGCCTGGCAGGCCCACATCGGAGGGCTCGTCGCCGGTGTCGTGATCGGGTACGCCATGGTCCATGCCCCGCGTGAGCGGCGGGCGCTGATCCAGTACGGCACCTGTGCACTGGTTCTCGCCGCGGTCGTGCTGATGACCCTGGTGAGGACGGCCCAACTCGTCTGAGTGCGGGTTGTCCACAGCGTGTGGCGGATCTTGTGCACACTGTCCGAGGGCGTCGGTACACGATGTCGCTGCCCGTTATTTCCCCAGCTCAGAGGCGTGCGAACGAGTATTCG comes from the Streptomyces sp. KMM 9044 genome and includes:
- the gyrA gene encoding DNA gyrase subunit A translates to MTDENTPVTPEEDGPALRVEPVGLETEMQRSYLDYAMSVIVSRALPDVRDGLKPVHRRVLYAMYDGGYRPERGFYKCARVVGDVMGNYHPHGDSSIYDALVRLAQSWSMRMPLVDSNGNFGSPGNDPAAAMRYTECKMAPLSMEMVRDIDEETVDFTDNYDGRSQEPTVLPARFPNLLINGSAGIAVGMATNIPPHNLREVAAGAQWYLEHHEASNEELLDALIERIKGPDFPTGALVVGRKGIEEAYRTGRGSITMRAVVAVEEIQNRQCLVVTELPYQTNPDNLAQKIADLVKDGKVGGIADVRDETSSRTGQRLVIVLKRDAVAKVVLNNLYKHTDLQTNFGANMLALVDGVPRTLSLDAFIRHWVNHQLEVIVRRTRFRLRKAEERAHILRGLLKALDAIDEVIALIRRSDTAEIARGGLMGLLEIDEIQANAILEMQLRRLAALERQKIVQEHDELQTKINGYNEILASPARQRGIVSAELAALVEKYGDDRKTKLIPYEGDMSIEDLIAEEDIVVTVTRGGYIKRTKTDDYRAQKRGGKGVRGAKLKEDDIVNHFFVSTTHHWLLFFTNKGRVYRAKAYELPDAGRDARGQHVANLLAFQPDEAIAQILAIRDYEAVPYLVLATKAGLVKKTSLKDYDSPRSGGVIAINLREQEDGSDDELIGAELVSSDDDLLLISKKAQSIRFTATDETLRPMGRATSGVKGMSFREGDELLSMNVVRPGTFVFTATDGGYAKRTAVDEYRVQGRGGLGIKAAKIVEDRGTLVGALVVEESDEILAITLSGGVIRTRVSGVRETGRDTMGVQLINLGKRDAVVGIARNAEAGREAEEVDGDVAVDETDEGAVTTGTDEGEVPSAE
- a CDS encoding DUF3566 domain-containing protein — its product is MSGATGAGPTGTSTGADGGGRGSAARATDPHTTNLKAIKSPGKDLPSSDRHGSQGGTVTDTRGQRQSAPGQGAAAHAASPLPGERQPQQQAGPYHPPQAYPAQAGTAEGQTGAVRRPRTGARTTPRVRKARLRVAKADPWSVMKVSFLLSIALGICTIVASAVLWMVMDAMGVFSTVGGTISEATGSNESNGFDLQSFLSLPNVLLFTTVIAVIDVVLATALATLGAFIYNLSAGFVGGVELTLAEDE
- a CDS encoding DUF6344 domain-containing protein, whose product is MARNKVMKLWTALVTAFLALCTALGLVTTTASAAVPRPETARNSESAPDTTAPAASTRPWSHAAALPPTMKQRIRAEAHGASPSCRSRRLTNPAPASAPAASTNCSDDGTTSPAEPPRGHLPLQR
- a CDS encoding DLW-39 family protein translates to MKKLLLVALAAIGGLLVYRQIQADRAEQDLWTEATDSVPTGS
- a CDS encoding serine/threonine-protein kinase encodes the protein MGEVFAGRYELVDPIGRGGVGAVWRAWDHRRRRYAAAKVLLQSDAHSLLRFVREQALRIDHPHVLAPTSWAADDDKVLFTMDLVTGGSLVHLVGDYGPLPPVFVSTLLDQLLAGLAAVHTEGVVHRDIKPANILLEATGTGTPRLRLSDFGIAMRLGEPRLTETDLVVGTPGYLAPEQIMGSEPDFPADLFAVGLVALYLLEGVKPDAKALIQYFAEHGTPGAPQGIPEPLWQVVATLLQPDPQARFRTATGARKALAAARELLTKPGPDDEMIEVFDQLGPLPAGFGPDGPLKAAAGVRSGGGRGRPGAEGLRPQDEETGLRGDAGPVGHGPVGPGPADLRSADAGPAGPVLRPFGGGDSTPASPDSSSMDGGTAPTDPRQSISPEPRSVPRAPRTPASDSSAVPPPAPSVPPQPPSMSDTGSFPLPPPQATVTPSPAPAPPHHAHTPPPPPVQAPLPARSRAPGQHQSPYHAQPQVARAGQLGRMSRASPHDPTRPLLSPHPQPSARHRPASHRDDPSTAEYTTGVTEAPSPGRAGPRHGASSRRRRRPGPPAQVAVALLFLALACYAVGFWALTRI
- a CDS encoding helix-turn-helix domain-containing protein codes for the protein MDAAQQEATARARELQRNWYGEPLGALFRKLIDDLGLNQARLAGVLGLSAPMLSQLMSGQRAKIGNPAVVQRVQLLQDLAGQVADGSVSAAEAAERMEEIKKSQGGSVLSNTTQTTSGSGAPTVRRVVREIQSLLRSVAAAGDIIDAADTLAPTHPELAEFLRVYGAGRTSDAVTHYQSHQS
- a CDS encoding DUF5324 family protein, whose protein sequence is MTRIESVRTATDSAKDSVLHAADVVAPYADTAKVKAAQCAQEARVRLAPKVSRAAGHALVQYGAHVQPYVEQARTHVPPKADLAAHEAAARTRKAAQQAAEYSRPRLEQARAAAGPAKEQAAARSAAALAALRGQVSAQQIQKLVRKQRRRAKAGRAAKVVFVLGAVAGGAFAAWKWWDKQANPDWLVEPPPATDVQESGTLASVDGSRGSTLDLEVRAKEDEEEATKRDEQP
- a CDS encoding peptidylprolyl isomerase, whose product is MADQLYATLKTNNGDIEVRLFANQAPITVKNFVELAKGEREWTHPETGAKSTAKLYDGTVFHRVISGFMIQGGDPLGNGTGGPGYEFEDEFHPDLRFDKPYLLAMANAGPGTNGSQFFITVSPTAWLNRKHTIFGEVTDAASQKVIDTIAAVQTNPRTDRPLNDVVIESVEIREG
- a CDS encoding rhomboid family intramembrane serine protease, with the translated sequence MDDQAAGSSQDAHGVLVCYRHPDRETGIRCTRCERPICPECMISASVGFQCPECVRGGSGTGHAPTASMPRTIAGGTIAADSRLVTKILLGTNAAVFVAVHVWSSLLGHLVLIGVWPPVLFNPSQGVAEGEWYRLVTSMFTHEAIWHIAFNMLSLWWLGGPLEQALGRVRYLALYLISGLAGSALTYLLASGTTASLGASGAIFGLFGATAVLVRRLNYDMRPIIALLVINLIFTFSWSNIAWQAHIGGLVAGVVIGYAMVHAPRERRALIQYGTCALVLAAVVLMTLVRTAQLV